One genomic region from Leptospira montravelensis encodes:
- a CDS encoding adenylate/guanylate cyclase domain-containing protein yields MKHSLVDEILISREIKNERTVALVRFVLFSVTTIMDSLSYIGWIHYTIVTPSLVTVTLDLVFLSFAFIVLLFVTYLPYKPYLKFFTITLDYIIVGFMIFLDPTIQKANGLIYFIAMTSAIFIYQFNLLRHSKIGTIYGAFLAFVYFLIISIGLGEGYPFDFVPMMIGLGMILAIGYVTTVSNIEMVKEANTKQMMERFLPSQLVSEFYKNKAQLEPGGENKEVTILFSDIRSFTKFSEQRSAEEVVHFLNEYLSRMTDVIFKFNGTIDKFIGDAIMTVFGAPFKMHDDALRAVKTAVEMVREMEKINQKLEEASGNLQVGIGIHTGDAIVGNIGSDRRLDYTVIGDNVNLASRIEGLTKHYGCSILISETTYKQIENRYSIYDGFAIREIDLVIVKGKSKAILVYEVIVL; encoded by the coding sequence CTAGGGAAATTAAAAATGAAAGGACCGTTGCACTAGTAAGATTCGTTTTATTTTCCGTAACTACTATAATGGATTCTTTATCCTATATTGGATGGATTCATTATACAATTGTTACGCCAAGTTTAGTCACTGTTACATTAGATTTAGTATTTCTCAGTTTTGCTTTCATTGTCCTGTTATTCGTAACTTATTTACCTTATAAACCATATTTAAAATTTTTCACAATTACACTAGATTATATTATTGTAGGTTTTATGATCTTTTTGGATCCAACCATTCAAAAAGCAAATGGGTTAATTTATTTTATTGCTATGACTAGCGCCATTTTTATATACCAGTTCAATCTATTAAGACATTCAAAAATTGGGACAATTTATGGAGCTTTTTTGGCTTTTGTATACTTCCTTATTATCTCTATTGGATTAGGAGAAGGTTATCCATTTGATTTTGTTCCGATGATGATAGGACTCGGAATGATCCTTGCTATTGGCTATGTAACAACTGTTTCGAATATTGAAATGGTAAAAGAAGCAAATACAAAACAAATGATGGAAAGATTCCTTCCATCACAACTAGTGAGTGAATTTTACAAAAATAAGGCTCAGCTCGAACCAGGTGGTGAGAATAAAGAAGTAACAATTCTTTTTTCTGATATCCGATCGTTTACAAAATTTTCTGAACAAAGGTCTGCGGAAGAAGTAGTTCATTTTCTAAATGAATATTTATCTCGAATGACTGATGTAATTTTTAAATTTAATGGGACTATCGACAAGTTTATCGGTGATGCGATTATGACCGTTTTTGGAGCTCCTTTTAAGATGCACGATGATGCTCTCCGTGCAGTAAAGACAGCTGTTGAAATGGTTCGCGAAATGGAAAAAATAAATCAAAAGTTAGAAGAAGCCAGTGGCAATTTGCAAGTTGGTATAGGGATTCACACCGGGGATGCAATTGTTGGAAACATAGGTTCCGATCGCCGATTGGATTACACTGTGATCGGAGATAATGTCAATCTTGCCTCAAGAATTGAAGGATTAACGAAACATTACGGTTGTTCGATTCTTATTTCAGAAACTACATATAAGCAGATTGAAAACAGATATTCAATTTATGATGGATTTGCTATCCGAGAAATAGACCTAGTTATCGTTAAAGGTAAATCAAAAGCAATTTTAGTATATGAGGTTATTGTATTGTAA